One part of the Oncorhynchus clarkii lewisi isolate Uvic-CL-2024 chromosome 7, UVic_Ocla_1.0, whole genome shotgun sequence genome encodes these proteins:
- the LOC139412678 gene encoding histone-lysine N-methyltransferase SETD5-like: protein MVPTTVQPPLSESHQQTVDSPAFFQQSASSPFHGSYSPSAPLPSVQGFYPRLSQDHSQHHPQQPLNSSPSFPNQTTSSADSALCGASRPPGGALHQSSGSSSMDGSHTYSAGSQLKASLLNSGLSGSPTPGSRAHGNPKTDLGASVAGNHTSRLSQQLASRSLKPGSPGQTVLQAGSRLLAATAGQHYPQRGAPLSPFQHPPIQGPGVRTQSGSV, encoded by the exons ATGGTTCCCACAACA GTGCAACCCCCCTTATCGGAGAGCCACCAGCAGACAGTGGACAGTCCGGCCTTCTTTCAGCAGAGCGCGTCCTCTCCATTCCATGGCTCCTACAGCCCCTCGGCCCCCCTTCCCTCAGTTCAGGGCTTCTACCCTCGCCTGTCTCAAGACCACTCGCAGCATCATCCACAACAGCCACTCAACTCCTCGCCCTCCTTCCCCAACCAGACAACCTCCTCTGCAGACTCAGCCCTATGTGGGGCTTCCAGACCACCAGGAGGCGCTCTGCACCAGTCGAGCGGCAGCAGCAGTATGGACGGGTCCCACACGTACAGCGCCGGGAGCCAGCTAAAAGCCAGCCTCTTGAACAGTGGGTTGTCAGGGTCTCCTACCCCTGGCTCCAGGGCTCACGGCAACCCTAAAACAGACTTGGGCGCCAGTGTGGCGGGGAACCACACCTCCAGACTGAGCCAGCAGCTGGCGTCCCGGAGCCTGAAACCAGGCAGCCCCGGGCAGACGGTGCTGCAGGCCGGCTCCAGGCTTCTGGCGGCCACCGCCGGCCAACACTACCCGCAACGCGGGGCACCACTCAGTCCGTTCCAGCACCCCCCCATACAGGGGCCAGGAGTAAGGACACAGTCAGGAAGCGTTtag